One genomic region from Haloarcula taiwanensis encodes:
- a CDS encoding aspartate aminotransferase family protein → MDRNTAEPRVDSLPGPQSSEWVEYHHETAAPSTYVYDFVWDITEDAIGPFCTDADGNVLLDFTCHVAASPLGYNNPKVLDRADEFDMVDPLKIAGQDFYVSTGGSPDETSLPGPAHLMDRLTDITSHYDFDTVFLSNSGAEAVENAMKICYDNCETPKYGITFDGAFHGRTLGALSLNRSKSVYRRKFPELSGIHDVEYSEAGVERLRSKLDADTGHIPPEEVAFLILEPIQGEGGYRVPSPEFLSAVDDLCREHDIPIIADEIQSGAGRTGEMWAVDHYDIEPDVITSAKALRVGATISRSDIFPSETSRLSSTWGAGDILGSMRGALTLAAIEDHDLLDNAAEKGTYFMDRLRDISADRPLVEDVRGLGLMTAVEFDTADRRDAVMETALQHGLLTLGCGQKSLRLLPPLDVTERELELCVDILDSVFTEVADAVASA, encoded by the coding sequence ATGGACCGCAATACTGCAGAGCCGCGTGTCGATAGCCTTCCTGGCCCACAGAGCAGCGAGTGGGTCGAGTACCACCACGAGACCGCCGCGCCGAGCACGTACGTGTACGATTTCGTCTGGGACATCACCGAAGACGCAATCGGTCCGTTCTGCACAGACGCGGACGGCAACGTCCTGCTCGATTTCACCTGCCACGTCGCCGCGTCGCCGCTCGGCTACAATAACCCGAAAGTGCTCGACAGGGCCGACGAGTTTGACATGGTCGACCCGCTGAAAATCGCCGGTCAGGACTTCTACGTCAGTACCGGTGGGTCGCCCGACGAAACGTCGCTGCCGGGCCCTGCCCACTTGATGGATCGGCTGACCGATATTACCAGCCACTACGACTTCGACACCGTCTTCCTCTCGAACTCCGGCGCTGAGGCCGTCGAAAACGCAATGAAGATCTGTTACGATAACTGCGAGACGCCGAAGTACGGCATTACCTTCGACGGCGCGTTCCACGGACGGACCCTCGGAGCGCTTTCACTGAACCGTTCGAAGTCCGTCTACCGCCGGAAGTTCCCCGAACTCAGCGGGATTCACGACGTGGAGTACTCAGAGGCCGGCGTCGAGCGCCTCCGTTCGAAACTCGACGCAGATACCGGCCATATCCCGCCCGAAGAAGTCGCGTTCCTCATTCTGGAGCCGATACAGGGCGAAGGCGGCTACCGCGTCCCGAGCCCCGAGTTCCTCTCGGCCGTCGACGACCTCTGCCGGGAACACGACATTCCGATCATCGCCGACGAAATCCAGTCGGGAGCCGGCCGCACTGGCGAGATGTGGGCCGTCGACCACTACGACATCGAACCGGATGTCATCACGAGCGCCAAAGCGCTCCGGGTCGGCGCGACCATCTCCCGGTCGGACATCTTCCCGTCCGAAACGTCGCGGCTCTCCTCAACGTGGGGGGCTGGCGACATCCTCGGCTCGATGCGTGGCGCGCTGACCCTCGCCGCTATCGAGGACCACGACCTGCTGGACAACGCCGCCGAGAAAGGGACGTACTTCATGGACCGACTCCGCGATATCTCGGCAGACCGTCCGCTGGTCGAAGACGTTCGCGGCCTCGGCCTTATGACCGCGGTGGAATTTGATACGGCTGACCGACGCGATGCCGTGATGGAAACAGCGCTCCAGCACGGTCTCCTCACGCTCGGCTGTGGCCAGAAATCCCTCCGACTGCTCCCGCCGCTTGATGTCACCGAGCGCGAGCTGGAACTCTGTGTCGACATCCTCGATTCGGTCTTTACCGAGGTTGCAGACGCTGTCGCGTCGGCCTGA
- a CDS encoding basic amino acid ABC transporter substrate-binding protein: MPREARVDRRRYLQAIGGTVATLSVAGCQSGSGDSQTLTAGTAPGFPPFEMKQDGELVGFDVELLEAVVAATEYELSGWEELEFKSLIPALNNGNVDVVAAGMTINDDRDEAIDFSDPYYSSNQAIIVRESGSFSPSSLADLSGATVGAQKGTTGESVIKDQLIEAGTIQASQYNAYGNYVLAVEDLLNENVDVIIIDVPVANSFVADRPIKSAFVHETGEQFGFGIQSGDDELAGALNSGLTTVEDDGTYRDLTEKWFGQK; this comes from the coding sequence ATGCCACGAGAGGCACGCGTAGACAGACGGAGGTATCTGCAGGCAATCGGTGGCACTGTCGCGACCCTGTCAGTCGCCGGCTGTCAATCGGGCAGCGGTGACTCACAGACGCTCACTGCGGGAACGGCGCCGGGCTTTCCGCCGTTTGAGATGAAACAGGACGGCGAACTCGTCGGCTTCGACGTCGAGCTACTGGAAGCCGTTGTCGCGGCGACGGAGTACGAGCTGAGCGGCTGGGAGGAACTGGAGTTCAAATCACTTATTCCCGCGTTGAACAACGGCAACGTCGACGTCGTCGCGGCTGGCATGACGATAAACGATGACCGCGACGAGGCAATCGACTTCTCTGACCCATACTACAGCTCGAATCAGGCCATCATCGTCCGGGAGAGCGGGTCGTTCTCGCCGTCGTCGCTGGCTGACCTCTCCGGGGCGACGGTCGGGGCACAGAAAGGGACGACCGGTGAATCCGTGATCAAAGACCAGCTCATCGAAGCCGGGACGATTCAGGCGTCTCAGTACAACGCGTACGGCAACTACGTGCTCGCCGTCGAGGACCTGCTGAACGAAAACGTCGATGTCATCATCATCGACGTCCCCGTGGCGAACTCGTTCGTGGCAGATCGCCCCATCAAGTCTGCGTTCGTCCACGAGACTGGCGAGCAGTTCGGCTTCGGGATTCAGTCCGGTGACGACGAACTCGCGGGCGCGCTCAACAGCGGGCTGACCACAGTTGAGGACGACGGGACGTACCGGGACCTGACCGAGAAGTGGTTCGGACAGAAGTGA
- a CDS encoding glutamine ABC transporter substrate-binding protein: MAAILLQTADWLFVIDNLGLLLGGTAVTIALTVASILLGFAIGFPAGAIEVYGSERASRLVEQVGVVLRGTPLLVIIMILYFGLSVSSSAFVTATIALGLRSAAYQSQIFRGALQSVDDGQLEAARAVAMSRFEAIRYVVVPQALRRSVPGFQNEFTIVLKDTSIAIVIGIGELLTTGQNLYEGGQSTAALEIFLAVSLVYFVLTFATNRSLDRLSDYYAVPEGTT, translated from the coding sequence ATGGCAGCAATCCTACTCCAGACCGCTGACTGGCTGTTCGTCATCGACAATCTGGGCCTGTTGCTCGGCGGGACAGCTGTCACCATCGCGCTCACTGTCGCCAGTATTCTCCTTGGATTCGCCATCGGGTTCCCGGCCGGTGCGATAGAGGTGTACGGCTCGGAAAGGGCCAGTCGGCTGGTCGAACAGGTCGGGGTTGTCCTTCGCGGCACCCCGCTGTTGGTCATCATTATGATCCTGTACTTCGGCCTGTCCGTTTCCAGCAGCGCATTTGTCACGGCGACTATCGCGCTCGGACTCCGGAGTGCCGCTTACCAGTCACAGATTTTCCGCGGTGCGCTCCAGAGCGTCGACGACGGGCAACTGGAAGCGGCCCGCGCCGTCGCTATGTCCCGGTTCGAAGCGATCCGGTACGTCGTCGTCCCGCAGGCGCTCCGCCGGAGTGTGCCGGGATTCCAGAACGAGTTCACTATCGTCCTCAAGGACACGAGCATCGCCATCGTCATCGGCATCGGCGAACTGCTGACGACGGGTCAGAACCTCTACGAAGGCGGACAGTCGACCGCGGCGCTGGAGATATTCCTCGCCGTCAGCCTCGTTTATTTCGTGCTGACGTTCGCGACGAACCGGTCGCTCGATAGACTCAGTGACTACTACGCAGTACCGGAGGGAACGACATGA